A genomic window from Sorex araneus isolate mSorAra2 chromosome 2, mSorAra2.pri, whole genome shotgun sequence includes:
- the LOC129402508 gene encoding putative olfactory receptor 2B8, whose translation MMVEKNETSTGFILLGFSDRPHLELILFVVLLILYIFTLLGNTTIITLSYLDPNLHTPMYFFLSNLSFLDMCYITSSVPQFLFNLSGPDKSISYAGCVAQLFVSLGLGCTECMLLAVMAFDRYAAVCRPLHYTVIMHPRLCSLMASASWIFGFANSLVQTVLTFILPLCGRNKIDHFLCEIPALIKIACVDTKFIESELFFASVFILLIPVSLIMFSYGQIVRAILRMKSAAGKRKAFGTCGSHFIVVSLFYGTAIYAYLQPSNNYSQDKGKFTSLFYVIIIPMINPVIYTLRNKDVKEAMTKILWKIHGLMSV comes from the coding sequence ATGATGgtagagaaaaatgaaacttcTACTGGGTTCATCCTACTGGGCTTCTCTGACAGGCCTCACCTGGAGCTCATCCTTTTTGTGGTTCTTCTAATCCTTTATATCTTCACTCTGCTGGGGAACACCACCATCATTACACTGTCCTATCTAGATCCAAATCTCCATACCCCAATGTACTTTTTCCTCTCCAACTTAAGTTTTCTGGACATGTGTTATATTACCAGCTCTGTCCCTCAGTTTCTGTTTAATCTCAGTGGACCTGACAAATCTATCTCCTATGCTGGTTGTGTGGCTCAGCTGTTTGTGTCTCTGGGGTTGGGATGCACAGAATGCATGCTCTTAGCAGTCATGGCATTTGACCGCTATGCTGCCGTGTGCAGGCCCCTCCACTACACTGTCATCATGCACCCCCGGCTCTGCTCCCTCATGGCTTCAGCCTCGTGGATCTTTGGTTTTGCCAACTCCTTGGTGCAGACGGTGCTCACCTTCATTTTACCACTATGTGGGAGAAATAAAATAGACCATTTCCTTTGTGAGATTCCTGCACTCATCAAGATCGCCTGCGTAGACACCAAATTCATAGAGTCTGAGTTATTTTTTGCCAGTGTTTTTATTCTTCTCATCCCTGTTTCATTGATCATGTTCTCCTATGGGCAGATCGTGAGGGCCATCTTAAGAATGAAGTCTGCAGCGGGAAAGCGCAAAGCCTTTGGGACCTGTGGCTCCCACTTCATCGTGGTCTCCCTGTTCTATGGCACAGCCATCTACGCCTACCTCCAGCCCAGCAACAACTACTCTCAGGATAAGGGCAAGTTCACGTCTCTCTTTTATGTCATTATTATCCCCATGATAAACCCTGTCATCTATACACTGCGGAACAAAGATGTGAAGGAAGCTATGACAAAAATTCTTTGGAAAATTCATGGCTTGATGAGTGTATGA